In Zingiber officinale cultivar Zhangliang chromosome 6A, Zo_v1.1, whole genome shotgun sequence, a single genomic region encodes these proteins:
- the LOC121994570 gene encoding AP-3 complex subunit sigma-like, with protein sequence MIRAVIVMNTQGKPRLLKFYDFQPPEKQKELIRSVFAVLSGRPDNVSNFVEADAIFGPGTRLVYKHLATLYFIFVFDNSENELAMLDLIQVFVETMDRCFKNVCELDIVFNFNKMHAIVDEIIFGGQVLETSSEQVMKAVEEISRLEKSSNSISFVPKAVSGRFGR encoded by the exons ATGATTCGCGCGGTGATCGTGATGAACACCCAGGGAAAACCTCGCCTCCTCAAGTTCTACGATTTCCAG CCACCGGAGAAACAGAAGGAGCTCATCCGCAGCGTCTTCGCAG TTCTATCTGGAAGACCGGACAATGTCAGCAATTTCGTCGAAGCAGATGCAATCTTCGGCCCA GGTACAAGGTTGGTCTACAAGCACCTTGCAACGCTTTATTTCATTTTCGTGTTTGACAATAGTGAAAATGAACTTGCTATGCTCGACCTCATTCAAG TCTTTGTGGAGACAATGGATAGATGCTTCAAGAATGTCTGTGAGCTTGATATAGTGTTTAACTTCAATAAG ATGCATGCCATTGTTGATGAAATCATATTTGGAGGGCAGGTGCTGGAAACTAGTTCTGAGCAAGTGATGAAGGCTGTCGAGGAGATTTCTAG ACTTGAAAAATCTTCCAACTCAATCAGCTTTGTGCCTAAGGCTGTATCGGGAAGGTTTGGCCGCTAA
- the LOC121998799 gene encoding coatomer subunit gamma-2-like: MAQPFVKKDDDHDEEEEYSPFHGIEKGAVLQEARVFHDPQLDARKCSQVITKLLYLLNQGETFTKVEATGVFFAVTKLFQSKDTVLRRMVYLMIKELSPSADEVIIVTSSLMKDMNSKTDMYRANAIRVLCRITDSTLLAQIERYLKQAIVDKNPVVSSAALVSAVHLLQTNPEIVKRWSNEVQEAVQSRAALVQFHALALLHQIRQNDRLAVTKLVTSLTKGSVRSPLAQCLLMRYTSQVIRESNANTQGERPFFDYLESSLRHKAEMVVFEAARAITELSGVTSRELTPAITVLQLFLSSSKPVLRFAAIRTLNKVANTHPLAVTNCNIDMESLISDQNRSIATLAITTLLKTGNESSVDRLMKQITNFMSDIADEFKIVVVEAIRSLCLKFPLKYRSLMNFLSNILREEGGFDYKKAIVDSIVILIRDIPEAKEIGLFHLCEFIEDCEFTYLSAQILHFLGNEGPKTSDPSRYIRYIYNRVILENATVRACAVSTLAKFGAMVDSLKPRIFVLLRRCLFDSDDEVRDRATLYLNTLGSDPSAETDQEVKEFLFGPLDVPLVNLETSLRNYVASEVPFDFVSVPKEIKSQPLAEKKAPGKKPAGLGAAPTAPTSAVDGYEKLLSSIPEFASFGKLFKSSAPVELTEAETEYSVNVVKHIFDSHVVFQYNCTNTITEQLLEMVTVFVDASEAEEFSEVATKPLRSLPYDLPGQTFVAFEKPEGVPAMGKFSNLLKFVVKEVDPATGEAEEEGVEDEYQLEDLEIVAADYMLKVGVSNFKNAWESLDPENERIDEYGLGVKESLTETVKAVIDILGMQPCEGTDVVPSNSRSHTCLLSGIFLGNVKVLVRVSFGIDGSKQVAMKLAVRSEDLEISEKIHEIVSEG; encoded by the exons ATGGCTCAACCCTTCGTCAAAAAGGATGACGACCACGACGAGGAAG AGGAATACTCTCCCTTTCATGGTATTGAGAAAGGGGCTGTCCTACAAGAGGCGAGAGTTTTCCACGATCCCCAACTCGATGCCAGAAAATGTTCTCAG GTGATCACTAAGCTACTGTATTTGCTTAATCAAGGAGAGACATTTACAAAG GTTGAGGCAACAGGAGTCTTTTTTGCTGTTACAAAACTATTTCAGTCTAAGGATACTGTGCTTAGGAGGATGGTGTATTTGATGATTAAGGAACTCTCTCCATCTGCAGATGAG GTTATTATTGTCACAAGCTCTTTGATGAAGGATATGAATAGTAAGACTGATATGTATAGAGCCAATGCCATTCGAGTCCTTTGTAGAATTACTGATAGCACTCTTCTTGCTCAAATTGAGAGATACTTAAAGCAAGCTATTGTTGACAAAAACCCTGTTGTTTCTAGTGCGGCTCTTGTTAGTGCAGTTCACTTGCTTCAG ACAAACCCAGAAATTGTAAAGAGATGGAGCAATGAGGTGCAAGAAGCTGTTCAATCAAGAGCTGCTCTTGTGCAATTTCATGCACTTGCACTTCTACACCAG ATTAGACAAAATGATCGCCTCGCTGTCACAAAGCTTGTTACTAGTTTGACTAAAGGATCAGTGCGTTCACCTTTAGCTCAGTGCCTATTGATGAGATACACTAGCCAG GTAATTCGAGAGTCAAATGCTAACACACAAGGAGAGCGCCCATTTTTTGACTACCTTGAATCTAGTCTGCGGCACAAAGCTGAGATGGTTGTCTTTGAGGCTGCAAGAGCAATAACAGAATTGAGTGGTGTCACTAGTCGAGAGTTGACCCCTGCAATCACTGTATTGCAGTTGTTTTTGAGTTCATCAAAACCTGTTCTTAGATTTGCAGCTATTAGAACACTAAATAAG GTTGCTAATACTCATCCTCTAGCAGTTACAAATTGCAACATTGATATGGAGAGCCTAATTTCAGACCAAAACAGGAGCATTGCTACCCTTGCTATAACTACACTTCTAAAAACTGGAAATGAATCAAGTGTAGATCGCCTGATGAAACAAATAACAAATTTCATGTCAGACATTGCAGATGAGTTCAAGATTGTTGTTGTAGAAGCTATAAGATCTTTGTGCTTGAAATTCCCCCTTAAATACCGTTCTCT GATGAATTTCTTAAGCAACATTCTTCGGGAAGAAGGGGGCTTTGACTACAAGAAAGCAATTGTTGATTCGATAGTCATCCTTATCAGAGATATACCTGAAGCAAAAGAAATCGGCTTATTCCACCTATGTGAATTCATCGAGGACTGTGAATTTACATATCTGTCTGCTCAG ATTCTTCACTTTCTTGGAAATGAAGGCCCAAAGACTTCAGATCCTAGTAGATATATTCGCTATATCTATAACCGTGTGATACTTGAAAATGCAACTGTCCGAGCCTGTGCTGTGAGCACCTTGGCAAAGTTTGGTGCTATGGTAGATTCACTAAAG CCTCGTATATTTGTTCTATTGCGACGGTGCCTATTTgatagtgatgatgag GTCAGGGACAGAGCTACACTTTATCTTAACACACTAGGAAGTGATCCTTCCGCTGAAACTGATCAGGAAGTAAAGGAATTCTTATTCGGTCCCCTGGATGTGCCACTTGTCAACTTAGAAACTAGCTTGCGTAATTAT GTGGCATCAGAAGTACCCTTTGATTTTGTTTCTGTTCCCAAGGAGATCAAATCACAACCTCTTGCTGAGAAAAAAGCTCCTGGTAAAAAGCCTGCCGGCTTAGGGGCTGCTCCCACTGCTCCCACTTCTGCCGTTGATGGATATGAAAAATTGCTTTCATCCATCCCCGAGTTTGCCAGCTTTGGAAAACTTTTCAAG TCATCTGCACCTGTGGAGTTGACCGAAGCGGAGACTGAATATTCTGTTAATGTGGTGAAGCACATCTTTGATAGTCATGTGGTATTCCAATACAACTGCACAAATACCATTACTGAACAATTGCTCGAGATG GTTACTGTTTTTGTTGATGCATCTGAAGCAGAGGAATTTTCAGAAGTTGCAACAAAGCCACTACGATCCCTACCGTATGATTTGCCAGGACAGACTTTTGTCGCTTTTGAAAAGCCAGAAGGTGTTCCTGCTATGGGAAAGTTCTCAAATCTCCTGAAGTTTGTGGTTAAGGAG GTGGATCCAGCTACAGGTGAGGCAGAGGAAGAAGGTGTTGAAGATGAGTACCAGCTCGAAGATCTTGAAATTGTCGCAGCTGATTACATGCTGAAGGTGGGAGTCTCCAACTTCAAAAATGCTTGGGAAAGTTTGGACCCTGAGAACGAGCGCATTGATGAGTATGGCCTAGGTGTGAAAGAGAGCTTGACAGAAACCGTCAAGGCAGTTATAGATATTCTCGGCATGCAACCTTGTGAG GGAACCGATGTTGTTCCGAGCAACTCAAGGTCACACACATGCTTGCTCTCAGGGATTTTCCTTGGCAATGTGAAGGTGCTTGTTAGAGTGTCGTTTGGCATTGATGGGTCCAAGCAGGTTGCAATGAAGCTGGCAGTTAGATCTGAAGATCTAGAGATCAGCGAAAAGATTCATGAAATTGTTTCTGAGGGTTGA